The Diospyros lotus cultivar Yz01 chromosome 15, ASM1463336v1, whole genome shotgun sequence genome has a window encoding:
- the LOC127791649 gene encoding uncharacterized protein LOC127791649, producing the protein MGCAKNQKVQLGTILLKGDARRWWETTRQQFGNRAPTWPKFEALFREMYIPDWVHEQKVYQFIDLQQRDMTVAQYEAKFITLSRYAPEMVTPEARKPGHTSRVCRQPAPVEGQRTGGSGQRPAQRSTATRWRGTTSRPTITDSPHVSGRMFALLAVEAEGGNEIVQGILSLYGSDVRALFDTSSTHSFIAPCVLHLVPSASSHLSYILSVTTPSGSMLLGREVVSDCEIIVHDRVMPGDLVVLAIQDFDLLLGMDWLSRHYAKVDCQHKLITFELPDQLEIMYRGVKPVVATPMISVMQAEKLIRQGCEPYIAFVTVTLGERKKLVDLPIIWDFQDVFPD; encoded by the exons ATGGGCTGTGCAAAAAATCAAAAGGTTCAGTTGGGTACTATTCTACTGAAAGGAGATGCAAGACGCTGGTGGGAAACCACCAGACAACAGTTTGGGAACCGAGCACCCACATGGCCAAAGTTCGAGGCATTGTTCCGTGAGATGTACATACCAGACTGGGTGCACGAGCAGAAGGTGTATCAGTTCATTGATTTGCAGCAAAGAGATATGACAGTAGCTCAGTATGAGGCAAAGTTCATCACTTTGTCCAGATACGCCCCTGAGATGGTGACACCAGAGGCCCGTAAG CCAGGTCACACATCCAGAGTATGCAGACAGCCAGCACCAGTTGAGGGGCAAAGGACCGGGGGTTCAGGTCAGAGGCCAGCACAGAGATCTACAGCAACTAGATGGCGAGGAACAACTTCACGACCTACCATTACTGACAGCCCCCATGTATCAGGCAGGATGTTTGCATTATTAGCTGTAGAGGCTGAGGGAGGCAATGAGATTGTACAAGGTATTCTCTCACTCTATGGCTCGGATGTTCGTGCTTTATTTGACACAAGCTCCACCCACTCCTTCATCGCACCATGTGTTCTGCATTTGGTACCTAGTGCCAGTAGTCACCTATCGTACATCTTATCTGTCACAACACCGAGTGGTAGTATGCTATTAGGAAGGGAAGTGGTGTCGGATTGTGAGATCATAGTCCATGACAGAGTTATGCCTGGTGATCTAGTAGTGTTAGCTATTCAAGATTTTGATCTTTTATTAGGCATGGACTGGCTATCTCGACATTATGCTAAGGTCGATTGTCAACATAAGTTGATCACATTTGAGCTTCCTGATCAGTTAGAGATTATGTACCGGGGAGTTAAGCCAGTTGTGGCGACACCTATGATCTCAGTGATGCAAGCAGAGAAGCTGATCCGACAGGGGTGTGAGCCATACATAGCTTTTGTAACAGTTACTCTTGGGGAGAGGAAGAAGTTAGTTGATCTTCCTATTATTTGGGATTTCCAGGACGTATTTCCGGACTAG
- the LOC127791651 gene encoding uncharacterized protein LOC127791651, which translates to MPMKGIRRFGVTGKLSSCYVGPFEILERVGPLAYHLASPPQLVHMHDVFHVSMLRKYIADPRQVIDYHLLQVEENASYVESPIMDVREQRAWMYNRVAPNRRGITNEFICGVESFIHYVCARPQFTQDDETLRCPCVKCQCRKFLSVDDVKLHLYQKGFMAHYYYWTCHGEDEPPMESQVRTNAGAYNEAQGVYEDNPNPYDAMVMDGAGPSVRAHTLENEEEEPNVDAQDFYEMLDNARTPIYDGCTTHTELSTAMRMLSIKADFNLPEQCYNAWVQLINELMPEGNRMPNDFYRTKKMVSKLGLGFQKIDCCVNMCMLYFKDDTNATECKFCHAPRYTSRKVGPGRRKDVPIKRMWYLPITPRLQRLYASKTTAGEMRWHYENPREPGVLSHPSDGEAWKHFDNVHPDFACEPRNIRLGLCADGFTPYGQSGKTYSCWPVIVTPYNLPPWMCMRQEYLFLTIIIPGPHNPKSKIDVFLQPLIDELKMLWDIGVPTYDISLKQNFQMRVALMWTINDFPTYGMLSGWMTAGKLACPYCMENSKAFTLKHGRKTSFFDCHRMFLPMNHPFRRNRDAFVKNKIEKGGPPPRLSGDGIWGRVWALPEIIETGPIRTQGYGVDHNWTRKSIFWELPYWKTNLIRHNLDVMHIEKNVFDNVFHTVMDVKGKTKDNIKARMDIKEYCRRRELELVAQGNGKYLKPKARYALNVEQRRAVCEWVCELKLPDGYASDLGRCVDMREAKLHGMKSHDCHVFMERLLPIALRALPDPIWKPLAELSQFFRELCSSSLRVDKLEIMEENIKVIICKMEQIFPPGFFNSMEHLPIHLAYEARVGGPVHYRWMYPFERFLHTLKRKVKNKARVEGSICEAYITEETSTFCSHYFGPDVQSRIRRGPRNDYGVDLSPDQSTFSIFNQSGRPSGAYKDRLLDDREIDRATLYVLLNCDEVQPYINLFVDYIKADAPHITEIDVDKRIEVDFPKWFKEYVHDPTNEINDQQIRDMSWGPLRMVRTWPMYIINGYKFHTDSWSQGKSTRNSGVCTRGSVYGQPEDDYYGILQEVIQLEYPGLPIKQVVLFNCTWFDPTPRRGTRIHDQYGIVEVRANRRYNRYDPFILASQAHQVYYAPYPSRQRNLVDWWVVIRAKARSTVHAPTIERPRDAYQADEETSVQPVGNEQLNTLRDEVGEFEWVDEHSFDQNLVAGDEEVDAEEDEDEDEDEDEDEDEDEDEDEQSDDTE; encoded by the exons ATGCCTATGAAGGGTATTCGACGTTTTGGAGTTACAGGAAAGCTCAGTTCATGCTACGTGGGTCCATTTGAGATTCTGGAGCGAGTTGGGCCATTAGCGTACCATCTAGCCTCGCCACCGCAGTTGGTGCACATGCATGACGTTTTTCATGTCTCCATGCTACGCAAATATATTGCGGATCCCCGTCAAGTTATAGACTATCATCTCCTCCAAGTGGAAGAAAATGCATCATATGTAGAGTCACCC ATCATGGACGTACGTGAGCAGCGAGCATGGATGTATAATAGAGTGGCACCTAATCGTCGAGGGATAACAAATGAGTTCATATGCGGAGTTGAGAGCTTCATACATTATGTATGTGCTCGACCACAGTTCACACAGGACGATGAGACCTTAAGGTGTCCGTGTGTTAAGTGTCAATGTAGAAAATTTCTAAGTGTGGATGATGTGAAGTTGCATCTTTATCAGAAGGGATTCATGGCCCATTACTATTACTGGACATGCCATGGGGAAGACGAGCCTCCCATGGAATCCCAGGTCCGAACGAATGCTGGTGCATATAATGAAGCACAAGGGGTTTACGAGGATAATCCAAATCCATATGATGCAATGGTGATGGATGGTGCAGGTCCTTCTGTTAGGGCACATACGTTggaaaacgaagaagaagagccCAATGTAGATGCGCAAGACTTCTATGAAATGTTGGATAATGCAAGAACACCAATATATGATGGTTGCACTACTCACACCGAACTTTCTACAGCGATGAGGATGCTTAGTATTAAGGCTGATTTCAACTTACCTGAGCAATGCTATAATGCTTGGGTGCAACTAATAAATGAGTTGATGCCCGAAGGAAACCGGATGCCCAACGACTTTTACAGGACAAAGAAGATGGTTTCTAAGCTGGGCCTTGGGTTCCAAAAGATTGATTGTTGTGTTAATATGTGTATGCTTTATTTTAAAGATGATACAAATGCAACCGAGTGCAAGTTTTGTCATGCCCCACGATATACAAGCCGCAAGGTAGGTCCTGGGAGGCGAAAGGATGTTCCAATTAAACGGATGTGGTATTTACCTATAACACCTAGGCTCCAGAGGCTTTACGCGTCGAAGACAACAGCTGGGGAGATGAGATGGCACTATGAAAACCCACGGGAGCCTGGTGTGTTATCCCACCCATCTGATGGAGAAGCATGGAAGCACTTCGATAATGTGCATCCTGATTTTGCTTGTGAACCACGCAATATCAGGCTTGGGCTATGTGCTGATGGCTTCACACCATATGGTCAATCTGGGAAAACCTATTCATGTTGGCCTGTGATTGTCACTCCTTATAATCTTCCTCCATGGATGTGCATGCGACAAGAGTATTTGTTTCTTACAATAATCATCCCTGGTCCTCACAAtccgaaatccaaaatagatGTGTTCCTACAACCTCTCATAGATGAGTTGAAAATGTTATGGGATATTGGCGTGCCAACATATGATATTTCATTAAAACAAAACTTTCAAATGAGGGTTGCACTGATGTGGACTATTAATGACTTCCCAACCTATGGTATGCTATCAGGTTGGATGACTGCAGGCAAGTTAGCATGTCCGTATTGCATGGAGAATTCAAAAGCATTCACGCTGAAGCATGGTCGAAAGACATCCTTTTTTGATTGTCATCGAATGTTTTTACCCATGAATCACCCATTTCGAAGGAACCGAGATGCTtttgttaagaataagattGAGAAGGGTGGGCCCCCACCACGATTGAGCGGTGATGGAATATGGGGTCGAGTTTGGGCATTGCCAGAAATAATTGAAACAGGTCCAATTCGCACGCAAGGCTACGGGGTAGACCACAATTGGACAAggaaaagtattttttgggagttgccatattggaaaacaaatcTCATTCGCCATAATTTGGATGTAATGCATATTGAAAAGAACgtatttgataatgtttttcACACTGTGATGGATGTGAAGGGAAAAACAAAGGACAACATTAAGGCTAGGATGGACATAAAAGAGTATTGTCGACGTAGAGAACTTGAGTTAGTGGCACAAGGTAATGGCAAGTACTTAAAGCCAAAGGCTCGGTATGCACTCAATGTGGAACAAAGGAGAGCAGTGTGCGAATGGGTATGTGAATTAAAACTTCCTGATGGATATGCATCTGATTTGGGTCGTTGTGTAGACATGCGAGAAGCAAAGTTGCATGGCATGAAAagccatgattgtcatgttttCATGGAACGCCTCCTCCCAATTGCACTAAGAGCACTTCCAGACCCTATATGGAAGCCTCTAGCAGAGTTGAGTCAATTCTTTAGGGAATTGTGTTCTTCAAGTCTCAGAGTAGATAAGCTAGAAATAATGGAGGAAAATATTAAGGTAATCATTTGCAAGATGGAGCAAATTTTTCCACCTGGGTTCTTTAACTCAATGGAGCACTTGCCTATACATTTAGCTTATGAGGCACGTGTTGGCGGCCCAGTGCACTATCGTTGGATGTATCCATTTGAGAG GTTTTTGCACACATTGAAGcgtaaagttaaaaataaggcACGTGTGGAGGGCTCCATTTGCGAGGCATACATCACAGAGGAAACCTCCACTTTTTGTTCGCATTATTTTGGACCTGATGTACAATCAAGAATCAGACGAGGTCCACGGAATGATTATGGTGTTGACTTATCGCCAGATCAATCAACTTTTTCCATCTTCAATCAATCTGGTCGACCATCAGGTGCATATAAAGATCGATTATTGGATGATCGAGAAATAGACCGTGCCACGTTGTATGTTCTTTTGAATTGTGATGAGGTCCAACCATACATTAA TTTATTTGTGGATTATATTAAAGCGGATGCACCACACATTACTGAAATCGATGTAGATAAGAGGATAGAGGTTGATTTCCCGAAATGGTTTAAGGAATAC GTGCATGATCCAACGAATGAGATTAATGATCAACAAATACGTGACATGTCATGGGGGCCCTTGAGAATGGTGCGCACATGGCCTATGTACATCATAAATGGGTATAAGTTTCACACAGATTCATGGAGTCAAGGCAAGTCAACAAGAAACAGCGGCGTTTGCACTAGAGGGTCAGTATACGGGCAACCCGAAGATGACTATTATGGTATACTTCAAGAGGTAATCCAATTAGAATACCCGggattaccaatcaaacaagtGGTGCTATTTAATTGCACATGGTTCGACCCGACTCCTAGACGTGGGACTCgaatacatgatcaatatggAATAGTTGAGGTTCGAGCTAACAGAAGGTACAATCGGTATGATCCTTTTATACTTGCCTCTCAAGCGCATCAGGTTTATTATGCTCCGTATCCATCTCGACAACGAAATTTGGTAGACTGGTGGGTGGTTATTCGAGCTAAGGCTAGGAGCACAGTTCACGCCCCAACTATCGAGAGACCAAGGGATGCATATCAGGCAGATGAGGAAACGTCAGTGCAGCCAGTTGGAAATGAACAACTCAACACCCTTAGAGATGAAGTTGGTGAATTCGAATGGGTGGATGAGCACTCATTTGATCAGAACCTTGTTGCGGGTGATGAGGAGGTAGATGCTGAAGAGGACGAAGATGAGGACGAagatgaggatgaagatgaggacgaagatgaggatgaagatgagCAATCAGACGACACAGAATAG